A single region of the Gasterosteus aculeatus chromosome 1, fGasAcu3.hap1.1, whole genome shotgun sequence genome encodes:
- the senp7b gene encoding sentrin-specific protease 7b isoform X19 translates to MASSFKIPKKKHPTASESAPLYTSPLSRLQSATPELKSYGNQYSRADRMHAGSSAGSSVNRESAPLFREVVKTLLGLTANQREASAANRKGGRSAKLSAASPSVGWRPKRASDRLLPPDVTSQPPSPPQKKKSHLSVQSIYVDSLDSLAELRDEMHAGTLSSSTTGDGTTEGLDSAERKRRRSLGRGAGFSSSQMEDVRESERRRWNEFRGRKTSSLHLHLKKPRNTPTEPIILSSEEEEEEEEDGGKRVEQPSTGGEGENSLPPLPPPPPPPSFLQLDFVSLHVGLTHADANGKITITENGVILPLKGVEDGEVAVVASQLRGHGVWDGGVAQGGFLLGGWEGPAPSLLFLWVTDAQANLLQRELSSIQTSTSESTCPFLLLVLKEQLQELQTALLASILDMDEYKKASSSGGPTSPLEWTDGLLLLHSCPPPLDQHLLGLLGHSAMTNNHKNKKTILGSSGLQQLPTRLIQYPAAPSKGRITVTKEDLACLSGGEFLNDVIIDFYLKFLLLEGVGGAVAERSHVFSSFFYKQLSRRRVAGEDNTPSVPDLHMRHQRVKTWTRHVDIFTKDFLFVPVNQEAHWYLAVVCFPGLEDVQYQAFRCATGGSKLTAGKASSLSLRPQQPPECTEQSWQRDIVLRRPCILVMDSLKLSCHENVCRLLRDYLQVEWEVRRGTPPRRFTSDSMRSSSCRVPQQDNSSDCGVYLLQYAESFLQNPVVHFDLPLKLDRWFPRQQVRQKREEIRTLILTMHRSQMGEK, encoded by the exons ATGGCGTCTTCCTTTAAGATCCCGAAGAAGAAACACCCAACGGCTTCTGAATCCGCCCCCCTGTACACGTCACCGCTGTCCCGCCTGCAGAGCGCCACCCCCGAATTAAAG AGCTATGGGAACCAGTACAGCAGAGCTGACAggatgcatgctgggagctcAGCAGGCTCCTCAGTGAACAGAGAGAG CGCTCCTCTCTTCAGGGAAGTGGTCAAAACGCTGCTCGGACTTACAGCCAATCAAAGAGAAGCCTCGGCAGCCAATCGCAAAGGAGGACGGAGTGCCAAGTTGTCTGCTGCTTCTCCCTCAGTCGG GTGGCGCCCTAAAAGGGCTTCAGACCGCCTGCTGCCTCCTGATGTGACCTCACAGCCTCCGTctccaccacagaagaagaaaagccacTTAAGCG TTCAGAGCATCTATGTGGACTCGCTGGACTCTTTGGCTGAGCTCAGGGATgagatgcatgctgggacttTGAGTTCTTCAACGACGGGAGACGGAACAACAGAAGGACTGGACTCAGCTGAGAGAAAG AGAAGACGGAGCCTGGGTCGGGGGGCAGGGTTTAGCAGCAGCCAGATGGAGGAcgtgagggagagcgagaggaggaggtggaacgagttcagagggaggaagacaaGCAGCCTTCATCTTCACCTGAAGAAACCCAGAAACACTCCAACGGAACCAA TTATTCTGTctagtgaagaagaggaagaggaagaagaagacggaggAAAAAGAGTGGAGCAG CCTTCTACAGGAGGGGAAGGTGAGAAcagccttcctcctcttcctcctcctcctccccctccttccttcctgcagCTGGACTTTGTCTCTCTTCACGTCGGTCTAACGCACGCCGATGCCAACGGGAAGATAACG aTTACTGAGAATGGGGTCATTCTTCCTCTGAAAG GTGTGGAGGACGGCGAGGTCGCTGTGGTGGCATCTCAGCTTCGGGGTCACGGTGTCTGGGACGGGGGCGTGGCACAAGGAGGCTTCCTATTGGGTGGTTGGGAAGGTCCCGCCCCCTCGCTGCTCTTTCTGTGGGTGACGGACGCTCAGGCCAACCTCCTGCAGAGAGAGCTGTCCTCCATCCAGACCTCCACGTCAG AATCAACGTGCCCCTTCCTCCTGCTGGTGTtgaaggagcagctgcaggagctccAAACTGCCCTCCTGGCCTCCATCCTAGACATGGATGAGTACAAGAAGGCCTCCTCATCCGGAGGGCCGACTTCCCCTCTGGAGTGGACCGAcgggctgctgctcctccacagctgtcctcctcctctggaccaGCACCTCCTCGGACTGCTGGGACACTCAGCT ATGACAAACAACCATAAGAATAAGAAGACAATCCTTGGCTCTTCTGGTCTGCAGCAGCTTCCAACTAG GTTGATCCAGTATCCGGCGGCGCCCTCTAAAGGCCGCATCACGGTGACCAAAGAGGACCTGGCCTGTCTGAGCGGGGGGGAGTTCCTCAACGACGTCATCATTGACTTCTACCTCAA GttcctgctgctggagggagTTGGCGGCGCGGTGGCCGAGCGAAGTCACgtcttcagcagcttcttctacAAGCAACTGAGCAGGCGTCGAGTCGCCGGAGAGGACAACACCCCCTCCGTCCC CGATCTTCACATGAGGCACCAAAGGGTGAAGACCTGGACCCGACACGTCGATATTTTCACCAAAGACTTCCTATTTGTGCCTGTCAATCAAGA AGCCCACTGGTACCTGGCAGTGGTCTGCTTCCCGGGTCTGGAGGACGTTCAGTACCAAGCGTTCCGGTGTGCAACAG gtGGATCGAAGCTTACAGCAGGTAAAGCGTCGTCTTTGAGTCTGAGACCACAGCAGCCTCCG gagtgCACTGAGCAGAGCTGGCAGAGGGACATTGTACTGAGGAG gccCTGCATCCTGGTCATGGATTCTCTGAAGCTCTCCTGCCACGAGAACGTCTGCCGCCTCCTCAGAGA CTACCTCCAGGTGGAGTGGGAGGTCCGGAGGGGGACGCCCCCCCGCCGCTTCACCTCGGACAGCATGAGGAGCTCCAGCTGCAGAGTCCCTCAGCAGGACAACAGCAGCGACTGTGGAGTCTATCTGCTACAGTACGCCGAGAGCTTCCTGCAG AACCCTGTGGTGCACTTTGACCTCCCACTGAAGTTGGACCGCTGGTTTCCACGGCAACAGGTGCGGCAGAAGCGCGAGGAGATCCGAACCCTGATCCTGACGATGCACCGGAGTCAGATGGGAGAGAAGTGA
- the senp7b gene encoding sentrin-specific protease 7b isoform X18, with translation MASSFKIPKKKHPTASESAPLYTSPLSRLQSATPELKSYGNQYSRADRMHAGSSAGSSVNRESAPLFREVVKTLLGLTANQREASAANRKGGRSAKLSAASPSVGWRPKRASDRLLPPDVTSQPPSPPQKKKSHLSAVQSIYVDSLDSLAELRDEMHAGTLSSSTTGDGTTEGLDSAERKRRRSLGRGAGFSSSQMEDVRESERRRWNEFRGRKTSSLHLHLKKPRNTPTEPIILSSEEEEEEEEDGGKRVEQPSTGGEGENSLPPLPPPPPPPSFLQLDFVSLHVGLTHADANGKITITENGVILPLKGVEDGEVAVVASQLRGHGVWDGGVAQGGFLLGGWEGPAPSLLFLWVTDAQANLLQRELSSIQTSTSESTCPFLLLVLKEQLQELQTALLASILDMDEYKKASSSGGPTSPLEWTDGLLLLHSCPPPLDQHLLGLLGHSAMTNNHKNKKTILGSSGLQQLPTRLIQYPAAPSKGRITVTKEDLACLSGGEFLNDVIIDFYLKFLLLEGVGGAVAERSHVFSSFFYKQLSRRRVAGEDNTPSVPDLHMRHQRVKTWTRHVDIFTKDFLFVPVNQEAHWYLAVVCFPGLEDVQYQAFRCATGGSKLTAGKASSLSLRPQQPPECTEQSWQRDIVLRRPCILVMDSLKLSCHENVCRLLRDYLQVEWEVRRGTPPRRFTSDSMRSSSCRVPQQDNSSDCGVYLLQYAESFLQNPVVHFDLPLKLDRWFPRQQVRQKREEIRTLILTMHRSQMGEK, from the exons ATGGCGTCTTCCTTTAAGATCCCGAAGAAGAAACACCCAACGGCTTCTGAATCCGCCCCCCTGTACACGTCACCGCTGTCCCGCCTGCAGAGCGCCACCCCCGAATTAAAG AGCTATGGGAACCAGTACAGCAGAGCTGACAggatgcatgctgggagctcAGCAGGCTCCTCAGTGAACAGAGAGAG CGCTCCTCTCTTCAGGGAAGTGGTCAAAACGCTGCTCGGACTTACAGCCAATCAAAGAGAAGCCTCGGCAGCCAATCGCAAAGGAGGACGGAGTGCCAAGTTGTCTGCTGCTTCTCCCTCAGTCGG GTGGCGCCCTAAAAGGGCTTCAGACCGCCTGCTGCCTCCTGATGTGACCTCACAGCCTCCGTctccaccacagaagaagaaaagccacTTAAGCG CAGTTCAGAGCATCTATGTGGACTCGCTGGACTCTTTGGCTGAGCTCAGGGATgagatgcatgctgggacttTGAGTTCTTCAACGACGGGAGACGGAACAACAGAAGGACTGGACTCAGCTGAGAGAAAG AGAAGACGGAGCCTGGGTCGGGGGGCAGGGTTTAGCAGCAGCCAGATGGAGGAcgtgagggagagcgagaggaggaggtggaacgagttcagagggaggaagacaaGCAGCCTTCATCTTCACCTGAAGAAACCCAGAAACACTCCAACGGAACCAA TTATTCTGTctagtgaagaagaggaagaggaagaagaagacggaggAAAAAGAGTGGAGCAG CCTTCTACAGGAGGGGAAGGTGAGAAcagccttcctcctcttcctcctcctcctccccctccttccttcctgcagCTGGACTTTGTCTCTCTTCACGTCGGTCTAACGCACGCCGATGCCAACGGGAAGATAACG aTTACTGAGAATGGGGTCATTCTTCCTCTGAAAG GTGTGGAGGACGGCGAGGTCGCTGTGGTGGCATCTCAGCTTCGGGGTCACGGTGTCTGGGACGGGGGCGTGGCACAAGGAGGCTTCCTATTGGGTGGTTGGGAAGGTCCCGCCCCCTCGCTGCTCTTTCTGTGGGTGACGGACGCTCAGGCCAACCTCCTGCAGAGAGAGCTGTCCTCCATCCAGACCTCCACGTCAG AATCAACGTGCCCCTTCCTCCTGCTGGTGTtgaaggagcagctgcaggagctccAAACTGCCCTCCTGGCCTCCATCCTAGACATGGATGAGTACAAGAAGGCCTCCTCATCCGGAGGGCCGACTTCCCCTCTGGAGTGGACCGAcgggctgctgctcctccacagctgtcctcctcctctggaccaGCACCTCCTCGGACTGCTGGGACACTCAGCT ATGACAAACAACCATAAGAATAAGAAGACAATCCTTGGCTCTTCTGGTCTGCAGCAGCTTCCAACTAG GTTGATCCAGTATCCGGCGGCGCCCTCTAAAGGCCGCATCACGGTGACCAAAGAGGACCTGGCCTGTCTGAGCGGGGGGGAGTTCCTCAACGACGTCATCATTGACTTCTACCTCAA GttcctgctgctggagggagTTGGCGGCGCGGTGGCCGAGCGAAGTCACgtcttcagcagcttcttctacAAGCAACTGAGCAGGCGTCGAGTCGCCGGAGAGGACAACACCCCCTCCGTCCC CGATCTTCACATGAGGCACCAAAGGGTGAAGACCTGGACCCGACACGTCGATATTTTCACCAAAGACTTCCTATTTGTGCCTGTCAATCAAGA AGCCCACTGGTACCTGGCAGTGGTCTGCTTCCCGGGTCTGGAGGACGTTCAGTACCAAGCGTTCCGGTGTGCAACAG gtGGATCGAAGCTTACAGCAGGTAAAGCGTCGTCTTTGAGTCTGAGACCACAGCAGCCTCCG gagtgCACTGAGCAGAGCTGGCAGAGGGACATTGTACTGAGGAG gccCTGCATCCTGGTCATGGATTCTCTGAAGCTCTCCTGCCACGAGAACGTCTGCCGCCTCCTCAGAGA CTACCTCCAGGTGGAGTGGGAGGTCCGGAGGGGGACGCCCCCCCGCCGCTTCACCTCGGACAGCATGAGGAGCTCCAGCTGCAGAGTCCCTCAGCAGGACAACAGCAGCGACTGTGGAGTCTATCTGCTACAGTACGCCGAGAGCTTCCTGCAG AACCCTGTGGTGCACTTTGACCTCCCACTGAAGTTGGACCGCTGGTTTCCACGGCAACAGGTGCGGCAGAAGCGCGAGGAGATCCGAACCCTGATCCTGACGATGCACCGGAGTCAGATGGGAGAGAAGTGA
- the senp7b gene encoding sentrin-specific protease 7b isoform X20, producing the protein MASSFKIPKKKHPTASESAPLYTSPLSRLQSATPELKSYGNQYSRADRMHAGSSAGSSVNREREVVKTLLGLTANQREASAANRKGGRSAKLSAASPSVGWRPKRASDRLLPPDVTSQPPSPPQKKKSHLSVQSIYVDSLDSLAELRDEMHAGTLSSSTTGDGTTEGLDSAERKRRRSLGRGAGFSSSQMEDVRESERRRWNEFRGRKTSSLHLHLKKPRNTPTEPIILSSEEEEEEEEDGGKRVEQPSTGGEGENSLPPLPPPPPPPSFLQLDFVSLHVGLTHADANGKITITENGVILPLKGVEDGEVAVVASQLRGHGVWDGGVAQGGFLLGGWEGPAPSLLFLWVTDAQANLLQRELSSIQTSTSESTCPFLLLVLKEQLQELQTALLASILDMDEYKKASSSGGPTSPLEWTDGLLLLHSCPPPLDQHLLGLLGHSAMTNNHKNKKTILGSSGLQQLPTRLIQYPAAPSKGRITVTKEDLACLSGGEFLNDVIIDFYLKFLLLEGVGGAVAERSHVFSSFFYKQLSRRRVAGEDNTPSVPDLHMRHQRVKTWTRHVDIFTKDFLFVPVNQEAHWYLAVVCFPGLEDVQYQAFRCATGGSKLTAGKASSLSLRPQQPPECTEQSWQRDIVLRRPCILVMDSLKLSCHENVCRLLRDYLQVEWEVRRGTPPRRFTSDSMRSSSCRVPQQDNSSDCGVYLLQYAESFLQNPVVHFDLPLKLDRWFPRQQVRQKREEIRTLILTMHRSQMGEK; encoded by the exons ATGGCGTCTTCCTTTAAGATCCCGAAGAAGAAACACCCAACGGCTTCTGAATCCGCCCCCCTGTACACGTCACCGCTGTCCCGCCTGCAGAGCGCCACCCCCGAATTAAAG AGCTATGGGAACCAGTACAGCAGAGCTGACAggatgcatgctgggagctcAGCAGGCTCCTCAGTGAACAGAGAGAG GGAAGTGGTCAAAACGCTGCTCGGACTTACAGCCAATCAAAGAGAAGCCTCGGCAGCCAATCGCAAAGGAGGACGGAGTGCCAAGTTGTCTGCTGCTTCTCCCTCAGTCGG GTGGCGCCCTAAAAGGGCTTCAGACCGCCTGCTGCCTCCTGATGTGACCTCACAGCCTCCGTctccaccacagaagaagaaaagccacTTAAGCG TTCAGAGCATCTATGTGGACTCGCTGGACTCTTTGGCTGAGCTCAGGGATgagatgcatgctgggacttTGAGTTCTTCAACGACGGGAGACGGAACAACAGAAGGACTGGACTCAGCTGAGAGAAAG AGAAGACGGAGCCTGGGTCGGGGGGCAGGGTTTAGCAGCAGCCAGATGGAGGAcgtgagggagagcgagaggaggaggtggaacgagttcagagggaggaagacaaGCAGCCTTCATCTTCACCTGAAGAAACCCAGAAACACTCCAACGGAACCAA TTATTCTGTctagtgaagaagaggaagaggaagaagaagacggaggAAAAAGAGTGGAGCAG CCTTCTACAGGAGGGGAAGGTGAGAAcagccttcctcctcttcctcctcctcctccccctccttccttcctgcagCTGGACTTTGTCTCTCTTCACGTCGGTCTAACGCACGCCGATGCCAACGGGAAGATAACG aTTACTGAGAATGGGGTCATTCTTCCTCTGAAAG GTGTGGAGGACGGCGAGGTCGCTGTGGTGGCATCTCAGCTTCGGGGTCACGGTGTCTGGGACGGGGGCGTGGCACAAGGAGGCTTCCTATTGGGTGGTTGGGAAGGTCCCGCCCCCTCGCTGCTCTTTCTGTGGGTGACGGACGCTCAGGCCAACCTCCTGCAGAGAGAGCTGTCCTCCATCCAGACCTCCACGTCAG AATCAACGTGCCCCTTCCTCCTGCTGGTGTtgaaggagcagctgcaggagctccAAACTGCCCTCCTGGCCTCCATCCTAGACATGGATGAGTACAAGAAGGCCTCCTCATCCGGAGGGCCGACTTCCCCTCTGGAGTGGACCGAcgggctgctgctcctccacagctgtcctcctcctctggaccaGCACCTCCTCGGACTGCTGGGACACTCAGCT ATGACAAACAACCATAAGAATAAGAAGACAATCCTTGGCTCTTCTGGTCTGCAGCAGCTTCCAACTAG GTTGATCCAGTATCCGGCGGCGCCCTCTAAAGGCCGCATCACGGTGACCAAAGAGGACCTGGCCTGTCTGAGCGGGGGGGAGTTCCTCAACGACGTCATCATTGACTTCTACCTCAA GttcctgctgctggagggagTTGGCGGCGCGGTGGCCGAGCGAAGTCACgtcttcagcagcttcttctacAAGCAACTGAGCAGGCGTCGAGTCGCCGGAGAGGACAACACCCCCTCCGTCCC CGATCTTCACATGAGGCACCAAAGGGTGAAGACCTGGACCCGACACGTCGATATTTTCACCAAAGACTTCCTATTTGTGCCTGTCAATCAAGA AGCCCACTGGTACCTGGCAGTGGTCTGCTTCCCGGGTCTGGAGGACGTTCAGTACCAAGCGTTCCGGTGTGCAACAG gtGGATCGAAGCTTACAGCAGGTAAAGCGTCGTCTTTGAGTCTGAGACCACAGCAGCCTCCG gagtgCACTGAGCAGAGCTGGCAGAGGGACATTGTACTGAGGAG gccCTGCATCCTGGTCATGGATTCTCTGAAGCTCTCCTGCCACGAGAACGTCTGCCGCCTCCTCAGAGA CTACCTCCAGGTGGAGTGGGAGGTCCGGAGGGGGACGCCCCCCCGCCGCTTCACCTCGGACAGCATGAGGAGCTCCAGCTGCAGAGTCCCTCAGCAGGACAACAGCAGCGACTGTGGAGTCTATCTGCTACAGTACGCCGAGAGCTTCCTGCAG AACCCTGTGGTGCACTTTGACCTCCCACTGAAGTTGGACCGCTGGTTTCCACGGCAACAGGTGCGGCAGAAGCGCGAGGAGATCCGAACCCTGATCCTGACGATGCACCGGAGTCAGATGGGAGAGAAGTGA
- the senp7b gene encoding sentrin-specific protease 7b isoform X5, with product MSQLAIFVNSADKYSTNCNLLRRLVSWFLLSMASSFKIPKKKHPTASESAPLYTSPLSRLQSATPELKSYGNQYSRADRMHAGSSAGSSVNREREVVKTLLGLTANQREASAANRKGGRSAKLSAASPSVGWRPKRASDRLLPPDVTSQPPSPPQKKKSHLSAVQSIYVDSLDSLAELRDEMHAGTLSSSTTGDGTTEGLDSAERKQKNNSSSSSSDQTSEDDFVSLSSVMTQRRRSLGRGAGFSSSQMEDVRESERRRWNEFRGRKTSSLHLHLKKPRNTPTEPIILSSEEEEEEEEDGGKRVEQPSTGGEGENSLPPLPPPPPPPSFLQLDFVSLHVGLTHADANGKITITENGVILPLKGVEDGEVAVVASQLRGHGVWDGGVAQGGFLLGGWEGPAPSLLFLWVTDAQANLLQRELSSIQTSTSESTCPFLLLVLKEQLQELQTALLASILDMDEYKKASSSGGPTSPLEWTDGLLLLHSCPPPLDQHLLGLLGHSAMTNNHKNKKTILGSSGLQQLPTRLIQYPAAPSKGRITVTKEDLACLSGGEFLNDVIIDFYLKFLLLEGVGGAVAERSHVFSSFFYKQLSRRRVAGEDNTPSVPDLHMRHQRVKTWTRHVDIFTKDFLFVPVNQEAHWYLAVVCFPGLEDVQYQAFRCATGGSKLTAGKASSLSLRPQQPPECTEQSWQRDIVLRRPCILVMDSLKLSCHENVCRLLRDYLQVEWEVRRGTPPRRFTSDSMRSSSCRVPQQDNSSDCGVYLLQYAESFLQNPVVHFDLPLKLDRWFPRQQVRQKREEIRTLILTMHRSQMGEK from the exons ATGAGTCAGTTGGCTATTTTTGTGAATTCGGCAGACAAATATTCCACCAACTGCAATTTATTACG GAGACTGGTGTCCTGGTTTCTCCTCAGTATGGCGTCTTCCTTTAAGATCCCGAAGAAGAAACACCCAACGGCTTCTGAATCCGCCCCCCTGTACACGTCACCGCTGTCCCGCCTGCAGAGCGCCACCCCCGAATTAAAG AGCTATGGGAACCAGTACAGCAGAGCTGACAggatgcatgctgggagctcAGCAGGCTCCTCAGTGAACAGAGAGAG GGAAGTGGTCAAAACGCTGCTCGGACTTACAGCCAATCAAAGAGAAGCCTCGGCAGCCAATCGCAAAGGAGGACGGAGTGCCAAGTTGTCTGCTGCTTCTCCCTCAGTCGG GTGGCGCCCTAAAAGGGCTTCAGACCGCCTGCTGCCTCCTGATGTGACCTCACAGCCTCCGTctccaccacagaagaagaaaagccacTTAAGCG CAGTTCAGAGCATCTATGTGGACTCGCTGGACTCTTTGGCTGAGCTCAGGGATgagatgcatgctgggacttTGAGTTCTTCAACGACGGGAGACGGAACAACAGAAGGACTGGACTCAGCTGAGAGAAAG CAGAAGAATAACTCATCCTCCTCCAGTTCGGACCAGACCTCAGAAGAcgactttgtgtctttgtcctccGTAATGACACAGAGAAGACGGAGCCTGGGTCGGGGGGCAGGGTTTAGCAGCAGCCAGATGGAGGAcgtgagggagagcgagaggaggaggtggaacgagttcagagggaggaagacaaGCAGCCTTCATCTTCACCTGAAGAAACCCAGAAACACTCCAACGGAACCAA TTATTCTGTctagtgaagaagaggaagaggaagaagaagacggaggAAAAAGAGTGGAGCAG CCTTCTACAGGAGGGGAAGGTGAGAAcagccttcctcctcttcctcctcctcctccccctccttccttcctgcagCTGGACTTTGTCTCTCTTCACGTCGGTCTAACGCACGCCGATGCCAACGGGAAGATAACG aTTACTGAGAATGGGGTCATTCTTCCTCTGAAAG GTGTGGAGGACGGCGAGGTCGCTGTGGTGGCATCTCAGCTTCGGGGTCACGGTGTCTGGGACGGGGGCGTGGCACAAGGAGGCTTCCTATTGGGTGGTTGGGAAGGTCCCGCCCCCTCGCTGCTCTTTCTGTGGGTGACGGACGCTCAGGCCAACCTCCTGCAGAGAGAGCTGTCCTCCATCCAGACCTCCACGTCAG AATCAACGTGCCCCTTCCTCCTGCTGGTGTtgaaggagcagctgcaggagctccAAACTGCCCTCCTGGCCTCCATCCTAGACATGGATGAGTACAAGAAGGCCTCCTCATCCGGAGGGCCGACTTCCCCTCTGGAGTGGACCGAcgggctgctgctcctccacagctgtcctcctcctctggaccaGCACCTCCTCGGACTGCTGGGACACTCAGCT ATGACAAACAACCATAAGAATAAGAAGACAATCCTTGGCTCTTCTGGTCTGCAGCAGCTTCCAACTAG GTTGATCCAGTATCCGGCGGCGCCCTCTAAAGGCCGCATCACGGTGACCAAAGAGGACCTGGCCTGTCTGAGCGGGGGGGAGTTCCTCAACGACGTCATCATTGACTTCTACCTCAA GttcctgctgctggagggagTTGGCGGCGCGGTGGCCGAGCGAAGTCACgtcttcagcagcttcttctacAAGCAACTGAGCAGGCGTCGAGTCGCCGGAGAGGACAACACCCCCTCCGTCCC CGATCTTCACATGAGGCACCAAAGGGTGAAGACCTGGACCCGACACGTCGATATTTTCACCAAAGACTTCCTATTTGTGCCTGTCAATCAAGA AGCCCACTGGTACCTGGCAGTGGTCTGCTTCCCGGGTCTGGAGGACGTTCAGTACCAAGCGTTCCGGTGTGCAACAG gtGGATCGAAGCTTACAGCAGGTAAAGCGTCGTCTTTGAGTCTGAGACCACAGCAGCCTCCG gagtgCACTGAGCAGAGCTGGCAGAGGGACATTGTACTGAGGAG gccCTGCATCCTGGTCATGGATTCTCTGAAGCTCTCCTGCCACGAGAACGTCTGCCGCCTCCTCAGAGA CTACCTCCAGGTGGAGTGGGAGGTCCGGAGGGGGACGCCCCCCCGCCGCTTCACCTCGGACAGCATGAGGAGCTCCAGCTGCAGAGTCCCTCAGCAGGACAACAGCAGCGACTGTGGAGTCTATCTGCTACAGTACGCCGAGAGCTTCCTGCAG AACCCTGTGGTGCACTTTGACCTCCCACTGAAGTTGGACCGCTGGTTTCCACGGCAACAGGTGCGGCAGAAGCGCGAGGAGATCCGAACCCTGATCCTGACGATGCACCGGAGTCAGATGGGAGAGAAGTGA